AGGCGCCGGCGACCCGCTCGATCGCGACGACGTACGCTGCGGTCCGGGGGTTCTGAATGTCGTTCTCCTCGATCGTCTCGACGAGGGCGTCGAAGGCGTCGACGATGTGGTCCTCGAGCTCCTCGTTGACCTTCTCTTCCGACCAGTAGAACCGCTGGCGGTTCTGGACCCACTCGAAGTACGAGACGGTGACGCCACCGGCGTTCGCGAGGATGTCCGGGATCACGAAGACGTCGTCCTCGGCGAGGATGGCGTCGGCCTCCGGGGTGAGCGGGCCGTTGGCGGCCTCCGAGACGACGTCGGCCGAGACGTCCTCGGCGAGGTCGGCGTCGATCGCGTTCTCGAGGGCCGCGGGGATCAGCAGGTCGACGTCCAGCGTCAGGACGTCCTCGTTGGTGAGTTCCTCCTCGCTTTCCTCGTAGCCGACGATGCTGCCGGTCTCGTTTTTGTGTTCCTTCGCGGCGACCGGGTCGAAGCCGTCGGCGTTGTAGATCCCGCCGCTAGAGTCGCTGGCGGCGACGACGGTCGCGCCCATCTCGTCGATCAGCTTCGCCGCGATCCAGCCGGCGTTCCCGTATCCCTGGACCGCGACGGTCGCGTCCTCGAGGTCCTTCTCGAGGTAGTCGAAGGCCTCGCGGGCCGCGATCACCGTCGAGCGCCCGGTCGCCTCGACGCGGCCCTCGCTGCCGCCGCTGGCGAGGTTCTTTCCCGTGACGACGCCCGGCTCGGTGGTGTTCTCTAAGGTCTCGTAGGTGTCTTTGATCCAGTTCATCTCCCGCTGGCCCGTGTTCACGTCGGGGGCCGGGATATCCCGGTCCTCGCCGACCAGCGGGCGCAGCTCTTTCGCGAACGCACGGGTGAGCCGCTCGAGTTCGGCTTCGGAGTAGTCGCTGGGGTTGACGACGATCCCGCCCTTCCCGCCGCCGTAGGGGATGTCGACGGTCGCACACTTGTAGACCATC
This genomic window from Natronococcus occultus SP4 contains:
- a CDS encoding Glu/Leu/Phe/Val family dehydrogenase translates to MTGQANPFESLQSQIDEAAAYLDVDDDVLERLKHPERVLETNLTIERDDGSLERFKAFRSQFNGDRGPYKGGIRYHPEVNRDEVKALSGWMVYKCATVDIPYGGGKGGIVVNPSDYSEAELERLTRAFAKELRPLVGEDRDIPAPDVNTGQREMNWIKDTYETLENTTEPGVVTGKNLASGGSEGRVEATGRSTVIAAREAFDYLEKDLEDATVAVQGYGNAGWIAAKLIDEMGATVVAASDSSGGIYNADGFDPVAAKEHKNETGSIVGYEESEEELTNEDVLTLDVDLLIPAALENAIDADLAEDVSADVVSEAANGPLTPEADAILAEDDVFVIPDILANAGGVTVSYFEWVQNRQRFYWSEEKVNEELEDHIVDAFDALVETIEENDIQNPRTAAYVVAIERVAGAFEEAGSFP